The following are encoded in a window of Tessaracoccus flavescens genomic DNA:
- a CDS encoding ATP-dependent helicase has translation MIDTEAAADLDDAQREAVEHHGGALVVAAGAGTGKTRTLTARVARLVDSGVAPELILLLTFTRRAAAAMTSRAAALCENPSVTQRMWSGTFHAVAHRIVAEHTQHLGLEDVTVLDPGDVTDLLDLLREEQGLSGTEHRLPTSQTLADICSRAVNTGVPTRQVMAEQFPWCLDHADRINDLLKAYVARKRARGLLDFDDLLIYWRALLADPIVGDRLRARWDWVLVDEYQDVNQIQVDIVRLLRPDGEGLTVVGDDAQAVYGFRGATSEHLLHLHEDLPGSTLVRLERNFRSSQQILDLANVVRPGALRLDLTADRGGCGPRPVHVQCANSDDEAREVADAVLAAHQEGLDLRDQAVLFRTGTHSNQLEIELRVRGIPFHKYGGIGYLETAHVRDLIAAFRVSLNPGDEISWYRLLTRHRALGKVSARTLSARLVEGADHHDVVSEAPAKARTALARTLELIRAASSTRVPALMVEACQQAVEPLLRQHYVDWSRRAADVEGVAQAASRQRDLRSFIAEATIDPTSVAGDWAKKPHLDEDYLVLSTIHSAKGLEWSAVHLLRATDGSMPSDMALTSKEGLEEEQRLFYVATTRARDTLRIYSPMRLPVHPTSMSSRHVLAKPSRFLTAPALRTMDAVASAGVLAQPVASGAAASKQAAPLITVPDLGDLFG, from the coding sequence ATGATCGACACCGAAGCGGCCGCAGACCTCGACGACGCGCAGCGAGAGGCCGTCGAACACCACGGCGGCGCCCTCGTCGTCGCCGCCGGCGCAGGCACGGGGAAGACGAGGACGCTCACCGCACGGGTGGCCCGGCTGGTCGACTCGGGGGTCGCGCCGGAGTTGATCCTGCTGCTGACCTTCACCCGCCGCGCCGCGGCCGCGATGACCAGCCGGGCAGCCGCCCTGTGCGAGAACCCGTCGGTGACGCAGCGGATGTGGAGCGGCACGTTCCACGCGGTTGCCCACCGGATCGTCGCCGAACACACCCAGCACCTCGGGCTGGAGGACGTCACCGTGCTCGACCCGGGCGACGTCACCGACCTGCTCGACCTGCTCCGCGAGGAGCAGGGGCTCTCGGGCACCGAGCACCGCCTCCCGACGTCGCAGACCCTCGCCGACATCTGCTCTCGGGCTGTCAACACCGGTGTTCCCACCCGGCAGGTGATGGCCGAGCAGTTCCCGTGGTGCCTCGATCACGCAGACCGGATCAACGACCTGCTCAAGGCCTACGTCGCCCGCAAGCGGGCGCGGGGTCTGCTCGACTTCGACGACCTCCTGATCTACTGGCGTGCGCTGCTCGCCGACCCGATCGTCGGCGACCGGCTCCGCGCCCGCTGGGACTGGGTGCTGGTCGACGAGTACCAGGACGTCAACCAGATCCAGGTCGACATCGTCCGCCTGCTGCGTCCCGACGGTGAGGGGCTCACCGTCGTCGGCGACGACGCCCAGGCCGTCTACGGCTTCCGAGGCGCCACCTCCGAGCACCTGCTGCACCTGCACGAGGATCTGCCTGGCTCGACGCTTGTCCGGCTGGAGCGCAACTTCCGGTCCAGCCAGCAGATCCTCGACCTCGCAAACGTGGTCCGCCCCGGAGCGCTACGGCTCGACCTCACCGCCGACCGCGGCGGCTGTGGCCCGCGCCCCGTACACGTCCAGTGCGCCAACTCCGACGACGAGGCGCGCGAGGTGGCAGACGCGGTCCTCGCCGCCCACCAGGAGGGCCTCGATCTGCGCGACCAGGCCGTCCTCTTCCGCACCGGGACGCACAGTAACCAGCTCGAGATCGAGCTGCGCGTGCGCGGCATCCCCTTCCACAAGTACGGAGGCATCGGCTACCTCGAGACGGCGCACGTCCGCGACCTGATCGCCGCCTTCCGGGTCAGCCTCAACCCCGGCGACGAGATCTCCTGGTACCGGCTCCTCACCCGGCACCGCGCGCTCGGCAAGGTGTCGGCCCGCACCCTCTCCGCCCGCCTCGTGGAAGGCGCCGACCACCACGACGTCGTCTCAGAGGCCCCGGCGAAGGCGCGCACCGCGCTGGCAAGGACCCTCGAGCTGATCCGCGCCGCAAGCTCGACGAGGGTGCCAGCTCTGATGGTCGAGGCCTGCCAGCAGGCGGTTGAGCCGCTGCTGCGCCAGCACTACGTCGACTGGTCACGCCGCGCCGCCGATGTCGAGGGGGTCGCCCAGGCGGCCTCACGGCAGCGTGACCTGCGCTCCTTCATCGCCGAGGCGACGATCGACCCGACCTCGGTCGCGGGGGACTGGGCGAAGAAGCCGCACCTGGACGAGGACTACCTCGTCCTCTCGACCATCCACTCGGCAAAGGGCCTCGAGTGGAGTGCGGTCCATCTGCTCCGGGCGACGGATGGTTCCATGCCCTCCGACATGGCGCTCACCTCGAAGGAAGGACTCGAGGAGGAGCAGCGGCTTTTCTACGTCGCCACCACCCGCGCCCGCGACACGCTGCGGATCTACTCGCCGATGCGCCTCCCAGTCCATCCGACGAGCATGAGCTCGCGCCACGTGCTCGCCAAGCCGAGCCGGTTCCTGACGGCTCCGGCGCTGCGCACCATGGACGCGGTCGCGTCGGCCGGGGTGCTGGCCCAGCCGGTGGCCTCCGGGGCGGCGGCGTCGAAGCAGGCGGCACCGTTGATCACGGTGCCGGACCTTGGAGACCTCTTCGGCTGA
- a CDS encoding GntR family transcriptional regulator, whose amino-acid sequence MLLGVTSQTGPNLGATPRSLAERARDHIRERITSGQYPPGSRIKERELSEELGISRMLPTWGRCRGRSGPGGRP is encoded by the coding sequence ATGCTGCTGGGCGTGACGAGTCAGACAGGACCCAACCTCGGGGCGACCCCGCGCTCCCTGGCCGAGCGGGCCCGCGATCACATCCGTGAGCGGATCACCTCCGGACAGTATCCGCCGGGCTCGCGGATCAAGGAGCGCGAACTGTCGGAGGAGCTGGGCATCTCGAGGATGTTGCCCACCTGGGGCCGTTGCCGTGGGAGATCAGGACCTGGTGGCCGTCCTTGA
- a CDS encoding branched-chain amino acid aminotransferase, protein MTSFTIHDAPVHTEDERAAVLSDPGFGARFSDHMALIEWTSEEGWHDRRIVGYGPFELDPAAAVFHYAQEAFEGLKAYAHADGSVWRFRAEVNADRFQRSCRRLGLPELPVEDFLASVDELVTIDRDWVPTGQEQSLYLRPFMFARSPFLAVKPSTVVTYAVIASPSGAYFGGSGVQPVDIWFTRDFTRAAPGGTGFAKCGGNYAASMVSQQEAEANGCSQVGFLDAVEHRYVEELGGMNLFVVTDDGRIITPALTDTILEGVTRTAILQLATDAGLVAEERRLALDELVEGVDRGTFTEVFACGTAAIITPVGSLKDAEGQHTVGDGEPGETTLGLRQRLTDIQYGKADDIHGWMHRIV, encoded by the coding sequence ATGACCAGCTTCACCATCCACGACGCTCCCGTCCACACCGAGGATGAGCGCGCCGCCGTGCTGTCCGATCCCGGCTTCGGGGCCCGGTTCAGCGACCACATGGCGTTGATCGAGTGGACGTCCGAGGAGGGCTGGCACGACCGACGCATCGTCGGGTACGGCCCGTTCGAGCTCGATCCGGCCGCGGCGGTCTTCCACTACGCGCAGGAGGCCTTCGAGGGACTGAAGGCATATGCGCATGCCGACGGCTCCGTCTGGCGGTTCCGCGCGGAGGTCAACGCTGACCGCTTCCAGCGGTCGTGTCGCCGGCTCGGGCTGCCCGAACTCCCGGTCGAGGACTTCCTGGCCAGCGTCGACGAACTGGTCACCATCGACCGCGACTGGGTGCCGACGGGACAGGAACAGAGCCTCTATCTGCGTCCGTTCATGTTCGCCCGCTCCCCCTTCCTCGCGGTCAAGCCCTCGACCGTCGTCACCTACGCGGTGATCGCCAGCCCGTCAGGGGCGTACTTCGGCGGTTCAGGGGTGCAGCCGGTGGACATCTGGTTCACCCGCGATTTCACGCGCGCGGCGCCCGGCGGCACCGGATTCGCGAAGTGTGGCGGAAACTACGCCGCCTCGATGGTCTCCCAGCAGGAGGCCGAGGCGAACGGATGCAGCCAGGTCGGCTTCCTCGATGCGGTCGAGCACCGCTACGTGGAGGAGCTCGGCGGCATGAACCTCTTCGTGGTGACCGACGACGGCCGGATCATCACGCCCGCCCTGACCGACACGATCCTCGAGGGGGTCACCCGCACCGCGATCCTGCAGCTTGCCACCGATGCCGGGCTCGTGGCGGAGGAGCGGCGGCTGGCGCTCGACGAGCTGGTCGAGGGCGTCGACCGTGGCACCTTCACCGAGGTTTTCGCCTGCGGAACCGCGGCCATCATCACCCCGGTCGGGAGCCTGAAGGACGCGGAGGGTCAGCACACCGTCGGCGACGGCGAACCCGGCGAGACGACGCTCGGGCTCAGGCAGCGGCTCACCGACATCCAGTACGGGAAGGCCGACGACATCCACGGCTGGATGCACCGCATCGTGTGA
- a CDS encoding SDR family NAD(P)-dependent oxidoreductase, translating into MELTLQGRRAIVTGASKGLGLAIAHELVREGAQVRICARSAEEVDSAVAELGELAGGRAVDVREADQLASFIEWAGEDMGGIDILVNNAGGAHPGTFETLSEDALLADFNIKVLSWFRAVKDALPWLKRSDAPRVINIGSVFAGSPDYRFLSTSVNRAAGLNLTRTLAQELAQYSILVNIVNIGSVRTPQWANIHALRSPEKSAEQFFADQSAAIPLGRFGEPDEVSGIVAFLASDRASYISGASIDVAGGGTI; encoded by the coding sequence ATGGAACTGACACTGCAGGGCCGCAGGGCCATTGTCACGGGAGCCTCCAAGGGCCTCGGGCTCGCCATCGCCCACGAGCTGGTGCGGGAGGGCGCGCAGGTGCGGATCTGCGCCCGCAGCGCCGAGGAGGTTGACTCCGCCGTCGCAGAGCTCGGTGAGCTCGCGGGCGGTCGCGCCGTCGACGTGCGCGAGGCCGACCAGCTCGCCTCGTTCATCGAGTGGGCGGGCGAGGACATGGGCGGCATCGACATCCTCGTCAACAACGCCGGCGGCGCGCACCCGGGCACCTTCGAGACGCTGAGCGAGGACGCGCTTCTCGCCGACTTCAACATCAAGGTGCTGAGCTGGTTCCGCGCGGTCAAGGACGCTCTCCCCTGGCTGAAGCGCTCCGATGCGCCGCGCGTGATCAACATCGGCTCGGTGTTCGCAGGCTCGCCCGACTACCGCTTCCTGTCGACGAGCGTGAACCGCGCGGCCGGTCTCAACCTGACAAGGACCCTCGCCCAGGAGCTGGCGCAGTATTCGATCCTGGTCAACATCGTCAACATCGGCAGCGTCCGGACGCCGCAGTGGGCCAACATCCATGCGCTGCGCTCGCCCGAGAAGTCGGCGGAGCAGTTCTTCGCCGACCAGTCCGCCGCGATCCCGCTCGGGCGCTTCGGCGAGCCGGACGAGGTCTCCGGCATCGTCGCCTTCCTGGCAAGCGACCGGGCGAGCTACATCAGCGGCGCGAGCATCGACGTCGCCGGTGGCGGCACGATCTGA
- a CDS encoding carboxymuconolactone decarboxylase family protein: MDQMSPILPALTDEELDPRAAAVFADIRQTRRTDFVNNFWRVLANDPANLERTWAELKEVMAADTSLDPLVKELIYVAVSTVNNCTYCVRSHTAAARAKGATDEQLAELHAVVAAANKTNRLAIGLQVPVDEAFL, encoded by the coding sequence ATGGACCAGATGAGCCCGATCCTTCCCGCCCTCACCGACGAGGAGCTCGATCCGCGGGCCGCGGCGGTGTTCGCCGACATCAGGCAGACCCGCAGGACCGACTTCGTGAACAACTTCTGGCGGGTGCTCGCCAACGATCCGGCGAACCTCGAGCGCACCTGGGCCGAACTGAAGGAGGTCATGGCAGCCGACACCTCCCTCGACCCTCTGGTCAAGGAGCTGATCTACGTCGCCGTGTCCACCGTCAACAACTGCACCTACTGCGTGCGCTCGCACACCGCTGCGGCGCGGGCGAAGGGTGCCACCGACGAGCAGCTGGCCGAGCTGCACGCCGTCGTCGCGGCCGCCAACAAGACCAACCGCCTCGCGATCGGGCTCCAGGTCCCGGTCGACGAGGCCTTCCTCTGA
- a CDS encoding DUF1540 domain-containing protein, which translates to MSTVTAVTSCATTSCAYNDSGCTAFAVTIGGSAQASCTTFITLDARGGLPTADSQVGACQRLECVHNKDLMCSAEGIEVSDTATCLTYEAR; encoded by the coding sequence ATGAGCACCGTCACCGCTGTCACGTCCTGCGCCACCACCTCGTGCGCATACAACGATTCCGGCTGCACCGCCTTCGCCGTCACGATCGGCGGCTCGGCCCAGGCCTCCTGCACCACGTTCATCACCCTGGATGCTCGCGGCGGGCTTCCGACGGCCGATAGCCAGGTCGGCGCCTGCCAGCGCCTCGAGTGTGTACACAACAAGGACCTGATGTGCAGTGCTGAGGGCATCGAGGTCTCCGACACCGCGACCTGCCTGACCTACGAGGCACGCTGA
- a CDS encoding cyclase family protein, whose translation MSLEANPRDASTTATTIAARDAAFAAFTGGFRLVDLTDALGPDTVLWPGAPALEIVDAVSHDSGGYHARIFTTFEHAGTHFDAPEHFVPGGADTASIGIDDLVVPAVVIDLTEKAAADANAVVEVSDIEAFEAAHGTIEAGSAVLLNSGWAHRKDSALSYAGTESTTDLRFPGFGVEATRLLVSRGVVGLGVDTLGIDPGDKPDFPVHRDVSHPAGLWHLENLINVDQLPATGSVIAVGVPRIVGGTGFPTRVFAFVSRG comes from the coding sequence ATGAGCCTCGAAGCCAACCCGCGGGACGCCTCCACCACCGCGACGACGATCGCCGCGCGGGACGCCGCGTTCGCCGCCTTCACCGGCGGCTTCCGACTCGTCGACCTCACCGATGCCCTCGGGCCCGACACCGTGCTGTGGCCGGGCGCACCCGCGTTGGAGATCGTCGACGCCGTCTCCCACGACAGCGGCGGCTACCACGCCCGCATCTTCACCACGTTCGAGCACGCGGGGACCCACTTCGACGCTCCGGAGCACTTCGTCCCCGGCGGAGCGGACACCGCGAGCATCGGCATCGACGACCTTGTCGTCCCCGCCGTCGTCATCGACCTCACCGAGAAGGCGGCGGCCGATGCCAACGCCGTGGTCGAGGTGTCGGACATCGAGGCGTTCGAGGCTGCGCACGGCACCATCGAGGCGGGCAGCGCCGTCCTGCTGAACTCCGGCTGGGCCCACCGCAAGGACAGCGCCCTCAGCTACGCGGGCACCGAGTCGACGACGGACCTCAGGTTCCCGGGGTTCGGGGTCGAGGCGACCCGACTGCTCGTCTCCCGCGGCGTCGTCGGCCTCGGCGTCGACACGCTCGGCATCGATCCGGGCGACAAGCCCGACTTCCCCGTCCACCGCGACGTCTCACACCCAGCCGGGCTGTGGCACCTGGAGAACCTGATCAACGTGGACCAGCTGCCCGCAACGGGTTCGGTGATCGCGGTCGGCGTCCCCCGCATCGTCGGTGGCACCGGTTTCCCCACCCGCGTCTTCGCGTTCGTCTCGCGCGGCTGA
- the guaB gene encoding IMP dehydrogenase, translating into MTGAGVPAPFATLGLTFDDVLLQPNQSDIIPSQVDTATQLTKRIRLNIPLASAAMDTVTESRMAISMAREGGIGILHRNLSIEDQAHMVDQVKRSEAGMVTEPITVSPDATLGEVDELCATYRISGAPVVDDEGTLVGIITNRDMRFEDNALRPVHEVMTKSPLITAPVGLSNEDALGLMAQHKIEKLPIVDGEGKLRGLITLKDFVKADKYPNAAKDDQGRLRVGAAVGFFGDSWERAMALVEEGVDAIIVDTAHGHSRGVVDMIKRLKADPAAAAVDIIGGNVATYAGAKALVEAGADAVKVGVGPGSICTTRIVAGVGVPQVTAIYDAARAAKPAGVPVIGDGGLQYSGDIAKAIVAGASTVMLGSLLAGCEESPGELVFINGKQFKSYRGMGSLGAMAARGRKASYSKDRYFQGDVTSDDKLVPEGIEGQVAYRGPLAAVAYQLVGGLRQSMFYSGAGTMAELQERGRFVRITSAGLRESHPHDIQLTAEAPNYWSR; encoded by the coding sequence CTGACCGGAGCCGGGGTGCCTGCCCCCTTTGCCACGCTTGGACTGACGTTCGACGACGTCCTGCTCCAGCCGAACCAGTCGGACATCATCCCCTCCCAGGTCGACACGGCGACGCAGCTCACCAAGCGGATCCGCCTGAACATCCCGCTCGCCTCGGCCGCGATGGACACCGTCACCGAGTCGCGGATGGCCATCTCGATGGCGCGCGAGGGTGGCATCGGCATCCTGCACCGCAACCTCAGCATCGAGGACCAGGCGCACATGGTCGACCAGGTGAAGCGCTCGGAGGCAGGCATGGTCACCGAGCCGATCACGGTCAGCCCTGACGCGACCCTCGGCGAGGTGGACGAGCTCTGCGCCACCTACCGCATCTCCGGCGCCCCGGTCGTGGACGACGAGGGGACCCTCGTCGGCATCATCACCAACCGCGACATGCGCTTCGAGGACAACGCGTTGCGCCCCGTCCACGAGGTGATGACGAAGTCGCCGCTGATCACCGCCCCGGTGGGCCTCTCCAACGAGGACGCGCTCGGCCTGATGGCGCAGCACAAGATCGAGAAGCTGCCCATCGTCGACGGCGAGGGCAAGCTGCGCGGTCTGATCACGCTGAAGGACTTCGTCAAGGCCGACAAGTACCCCAACGCCGCCAAGGACGACCAGGGTCGGCTCCGCGTCGGCGCCGCCGTCGGGTTCTTCGGCGACTCGTGGGAGCGCGCCATGGCGCTCGTGGAGGAGGGGGTCGACGCGATCATCGTCGACACCGCCCACGGACACAGCCGCGGCGTCGTCGACATGATCAAGCGACTCAAGGCCGACCCGGCCGCCGCAGCCGTCGACATCATCGGCGGCAACGTGGCGACCTACGCCGGCGCGAAGGCGCTGGTCGAGGCAGGCGCCGACGCGGTGAAGGTCGGCGTCGGCCCGGGCTCCATCTGCACCACCCGCATCGTCGCAGGAGTCGGTGTCCCGCAGGTCACCGCCATCTACGACGCCGCCCGCGCCGCCAAGCCCGCAGGCGTCCCGGTGATCGGGGACGGTGGTCTCCAGTACTCCGGCGACATCGCCAAGGCCATCGTCGCAGGCGCCTCCACCGTCATGCTGGGCTCCCTGCTCGCCGGCTGTGAGGAGAGCCCGGGCGAGCTCGTCTTCATCAACGGCAAGCAGTTCAAGAGCTACCGCGGCATGGGCTCGCTCGGCGCGATGGCGGCCCGCGGTCGCAAGGCGTCCTACTCGAAGGACCGCTACTTCCAGGGCGACGTCACCTCCGACGACAAGCTCGTCCCGGAGGGCATCGAGGGCCAGGTCGCCTACCGCGGGCCGCTCGCCGCCGTGGCCTACCAGCTCGTAGGTGGACTGCGCCAGTCCATGTTCTACTCGGGAGCCGGTACGATGGCCGAGCTTCAGGAACGGGGCCGTTTCGTGCGCATCACCAGCGCTGGGCTCCGCGAGTCGCACCCGCATGACATCCAGCTGACCGCAGAAGCGCCCAACTACTGGTCGCGGTAA
- a CDS encoding GuaB3 family IMP dehydrogenase-related protein gives MYELGRSKRASHAYSFDDVAIAPTRRTRGEDEVDLRWKIDAVTFDIPIVAAPMDSVMSPATAVRMGELGGLGVLNLEGLWTRYEDPQPQYELLTQDCDQVTATKRLQEIYSEPVKAELIRDRLAELRQADVPVAGSLSPARTQEFAPVLEKAGMDFFVVRGTTVSAEHVGGDDTLNLKEFIYRFDTPVLVGGVATYRAALHLMRAGAAGVLVGFGGGATHTTADVRGIEVPMASAVADVAEARRDYLEESGGRYVHIIADGAVGRSGAIAKAIACGADAVMVGSPLARATEAPGRGWHWGAAAWHAQLPRGERSFFQQVGTLEEVVLGPSRVPDGTMNLAGGLRKAMALTGYTDVKSFQRIDLILH, from the coding sequence ATGTACGAGCTCGGACGCAGCAAGCGCGCTTCTCATGCCTACAGTTTCGACGATGTGGCGATCGCCCCCACCCGCCGCACGCGCGGCGAGGACGAGGTCGACCTCCGCTGGAAGATCGACGCGGTCACCTTCGACATCCCGATCGTCGCCGCCCCCATGGACTCGGTCATGTCGCCCGCGACGGCGGTGCGGATGGGAGAGCTCGGCGGCCTCGGCGTGCTCAACCTCGAGGGCCTGTGGACCCGCTACGAGGATCCGCAGCCCCAGTATGAGCTGCTCACGCAGGACTGTGACCAGGTCACCGCGACGAAGCGGCTCCAGGAGATCTACTCCGAGCCGGTCAAGGCGGAGCTGATCCGCGACCGGCTCGCCGAACTGCGCCAGGCCGACGTGCCTGTCGCAGGCTCGCTCTCGCCCGCTCGCACCCAGGAGTTCGCGCCCGTCCTCGAGAAGGCAGGCATGGACTTCTTCGTAGTGCGCGGCACGACCGTCTCCGCCGAGCACGTCGGCGGTGACGACACCTTGAACCTCAAGGAGTTCATCTACCGCTTCGACACCCCGGTGCTCGTCGGCGGCGTCGCCACCTACCGCGCGGCGCTGCACCTGATGCGCGCGGGGGCCGCGGGCGTGCTCGTCGGCTTCGGTGGGGGAGCCACCCACACCACGGCCGACGTGCGCGGCATCGAGGTGCCGATGGCCTCCGCCGTCGCGGACGTCGCTGAGGCCCGACGCGACTACCTCGAGGAGTCGGGCGGGCGTTACGTGCACATCATCGCCGACGGGGCCGTCGGCAGGTCGGGCGCCATCGCCAAGGCGATCGCCTGCGGCGCCGACGCGGTCATGGTCGGCTCGCCGCTCGCCCGCGCCACCGAGGCGCCGGGCCGCGGCTGGCACTGGGGCGCCGCCGCGTGGCACGCCCAGCTGCCCCGCGGTGAGCGTTCGTTCTTCCAGCAGGTCGGCACCCTCGAGGAGGTCGTGCTGGGCCCGTCGCGCGTCCCGGACGGCACGATGAACCTGGCGGGCGGCCTGCGCAAGGCGATGGCCCTGACCGGCTACACCGACGTCAAGTCGTTCCAGCGCATCGACCTGATCCTGCACTGA
- a CDS encoding chorismate mutase, which translates to MSLTPDEARQELRRLRGSIDNMDSALVHLLAERFKVTQRVGELKATAGLPAADPEREAAQIARLRALAVEADLDPEFAEKFLTFIVREVVRHHEQIAAKQVD; encoded by the coding sequence ATGTCGCTCACACCCGACGAGGCACGCCAGGAGCTGCGGCGCCTGCGCGGCAGCATCGACAACATGGACTCGGCGCTGGTGCACCTCCTCGCCGAGCGGTTCAAGGTGACGCAGCGGGTGGGGGAGCTGAAGGCGACCGCGGGTCTTCCCGCGGCCGACCCGGAGCGTGAGGCGGCGCAGATCGCGCGTCTGCGCGCCCTCGCCGTCGAGGCGGACCTCGATCCTGAGTTCGCGGAGAAGTTCCTGACGTTCATCGTCCGCGAGGTCGTCCGCCACCACGAGCAGATCGCCGCGAAGCAGGTCGACTAG